One Scomber scombrus chromosome 1, fScoSco1.1, whole genome shotgun sequence DNA segment encodes these proteins:
- the fzd3b gene encoding frizzled-3b translates to MSNIKMHPSAGRGCMKDWFSKTTTVSCRQTNHVCFSLVLIPLLLLLFLLVTPALSIHMESIESHSEFSCEPIKLRMCQDLPYNTTFMPNLLNHYDQQTAALAMEPFHPMVNLVCSDELKMFLCALYAPVCTVYGQVSMPCRSLCQRAKGECNKLMEIFGVAWPDDMECSRFPDCDESYPRPEDLLTGTDPTDQSSMTVQRDYGFWCPRELKIDPDLGYVFMGRKDCSAPCPSMYFSQQELTFIRYFIGVVSIVCLSATLFTFLTFLIDVTRFRYPERPIIFYAVCYVMVSLVFFLGFLLEDRVACNTVSPAQFKASTITQGSHNKACTLFFMVLYFFTMAGSMWWVILTITWFLAAVPKWGSEAIEKKALLFHAVAWGVPGALTVTLLALNKIEGDGISGVCFIGLYDIDALRWFVLAPLCLNVAVGVSLLLVGIVALNRVRMEIPLEKENQTKLVKFMIRMGVFSVLYLVPLITVIGCYVYEHTYRTIWETTWMEENCRRYHIPCPYKVEQTSRPAMVLFLIKYLMMLVVGIPSVFWVGSKKTCFEWANFLHGRRRKDSGVNESRQVLQEQPDFAQSLLREPNTPVIRKSRGTSTQGTSTHASSTHLAVLDDLDEPVRTHHGHPASTRSKASSIHSKTSYHGSLRHTRDDRSDTVVYRGTGERSFHGSMPHLDHPLSTHSSLHKIDSHSRHGSQRDISEAPPTLITHGTIASDSREAENDGTSA, encoded by the exons ATGTCTAACATTAAAATGCACCCCTCAGCTGGAAGAGGATGTATGAAAGACTGGTTCTCCAAAACCACAACAGTCTCCTGCAGACAAACAAATCATGTCTGTTTTTCCCTCGTGCTCATCcctctcctcctacttcttttCCTTCTGGTTACTCCTGCTCTGTCCATTCATATGGAGTCCATAGAGAGCCACAGTGAGTTTAGCTGTGAGCCCATCAAACTGAGAATGTGCCAGGATCTGCCTTACAACACCACCTTCATGCCCAACCTACTGAATCACTACGACCAGCAGACGGCCGCATTAGCCATGGAG CCTTTTCATCCCATGGTGAACCTGGTGTGCAGTGATGAACTGAAGATGTTCCTGTGTGCTCTGTACGCTCCGGTATGCACCGTGTACGGCCAGGTGTCCATGCCATGTCGATCCCTCTGCCAGCGGGCCAAGGGCGAGTGCAATAAACTAATGGAGATATTTGGAGTCGCCTGGCCAGATGACATGGAGTGcagcag GTTTCCAGATTGTGATGAGTCCTATCCTCGCCCAGAGGACCTGCTAACAGGCACTGACCCGACTGATCAGTCATCCATGACTGTCCAGAGAGACTACGGCTTCTGGTGCCCTAGAGAGCTCAAGATCGACCCGGACCTGGGTTACGTATTCATGGGAAGGAAGGACTGTTCTGCTCCTTGTCCTTCCATGTACTTCAGCCAGCAGGAGCTGACCTTCATCCGCTACTTCATCGGAGTTGTCTccattgtctgtctgtctgcaacGCTATTCACCTTCCTGACATTTCTCATTGATGTTACCAG GTTCCGATACCCCGAGAGACCAATCATCTTCTACGCTGTGTGTTATGTCATGGTGTCGCTGGTGTTCTTCCTCGGGTTCCTGTTGGAAGACAGAGTAGCATGCAACACGGTCAGCCCTGCGCAGTTCAAAGCTTCAACCATAACACAGGGCTCACACAACAAG GCATGTACCCTGTTCTTCATGGTCCTGTATTTCTTCACCATGGCCGGCAGCATGTGGTGGGTCATACTGACAATCACTTGGTTCCTGGCAGCTGTGCCTAAATGGGGCAGCGAGGCCATTGAGAAGAAAGCGCTCCTCTTCCATGCCGTTGCCTGGGGTGTACCGGGGGCCCTGACTGTCACCCTGCTGGCCCTGAACAAAATTGAAGGAGATGGGATCAGTGGAGTGTGTTTCATAGGGCTGTATGACATAGACGCCCTGAGGTGGTTTGTTCTGGCACCACTCTGCCTCAATGTGGCG GTGGGCGTGTCTCTCCTGTTAGTTGGCATCGTGGCTCTGAACCGGGTGCGCATGGAGATCCCTCTGGAGAAAGAGAACCAGACCAAACTGGTCAAGTTCATGATCAGAATGGGCGTTTTCTCCGTGCTCTACCTTGTCCCCCTGATCACTGTGATTGGGTGCTATGTGTATGAGCACACCTACAGGACCATTTGGGAGACAACCTGGATGGAGGAGAACTGTAGACGCTATCACATTCCCTGCCCATACAAG GTGGAGCAGACCAGTCGGCCGGCCATGGTGTTATTCCTCATTAAGTACCTGATGATGTTGGTTGTGGGGATTCCCTCTGTTTTCTGGGTGGGCAGCAAGAAGACCTGTTTTGAGTGGGCCAACTTCCTGCATGGGCGCAGGCGGAAAGA CAGTGGGGTGAATGAGTCTCGCCAGGTGCTGCAGGAGCAGCCGGACTTTGCCCAGTCTCTCCTGCGTGAACCCAACACCCCCGTCATCAGGAAGTCCAGAGGAACATCCACTCAG GGCACTTCCACCCATGCCTCGTCCACCCACTTAGCTGTCCTAGACGACCTGGATGAACCAGTCAGAACCCACCACGGCCACCCTGCCTCCACTAGGAGTAAAGCCAGCAGCATCCACAGCAAGACCAGCTACCACGGCAGCCTGCGGCATACTCGTGATGACAG GAGCGATACTGTGGTTTACCGGGGTACAGGGGAGCGCAGTTTCCATGGCAGCATGCCGCATCTGGACCACCCGCTTTCTACTCACA